The proteins below are encoded in one region of Rhizobacter sp.:
- a CDS encoding response regulator transcription factor, which translates to MPANILVAEDQTDIRELIAMNLRSAGYEVQAVADGPAALASQAEVASDLLILDLMMPGLDGLEVCKALRARGRTTPILMLTAKATELDRVLGLELGADDYLTKPFSLAELLARVKALLRRADLQRAAQQGQAGQTGWVRNGELEILPAKRQVKLRGAEVECTALEFDLLLYFASHPGHVYSRSQLLNAVWGYSHDGYEHTVTTHINRLRAKLEADPMRPQFILTVRGAGYKMRDAPG; encoded by the coding sequence ATGCCTGCCAACATCCTCGTCGCCGAAGACCAGACCGACATCCGCGAGCTGATCGCGATGAACCTGCGCAGCGCCGGCTACGAGGTGCAGGCGGTGGCCGATGGCCCCGCGGCGCTGGCCAGCCAGGCCGAGGTGGCGAGCGACCTCCTGATCCTCGACTTGATGATGCCGGGGCTCGACGGGCTGGAGGTCTGCAAGGCGCTGCGTGCGCGCGGACGCACCACGCCCATCCTCATGCTCACCGCCAAGGCCACCGAGCTCGACCGCGTGCTGGGCCTGGAACTCGGGGCCGACGACTACCTGACCAAACCCTTCTCGCTCGCCGAGCTGCTGGCGCGGGTGAAGGCGCTGCTGCGCCGGGCCGACCTGCAACGTGCGGCCCAGCAAGGCCAGGCCGGGCAGACCGGCTGGGTGCGCAATGGCGAGCTGGAGATCCTGCCAGCGAAGCGCCAGGTGAAGCTGCGCGGCGCGGAAGTGGAATGCACCGCGCTCGAATTCGACCTGCTGCTGTACTTCGCCAGCCACCCCGGCCATGTGTACTCGCGCTCGCAGTTGCTCAACGCGGTGTGGGGCTACAGCCATGACGGCTACGAGCACACGGTGACCACGCACATCAACCGCCTGCGCGCCAAGCTCGAAGCCGACCCGATGCGGCCGCAGTTCATCCTCACGGTGCGCGGTGCCGGCTACAAGATGCGAGACGCCCCGGGATGA
- a CDS encoding sigma-70 family RNA polymerase sigma factor, producing the protein MTAAAANFAAPSTFLPVAWTEMVSHRSYLVRFAQRKLHDPMLAEDVVHDVFEAVISGRAAFAGRAALRSWLTAILKHKIVDLVRSRVGLESLDEEGPDEAAHAVACPQPQPDEVATQREALRQTLARIDALPASLREVVELRVLQDQPTEAVCAALSISEDNLFVRLHRARKQLMN; encoded by the coding sequence ATGACCGCAGCCGCCGCCAACTTCGCCGCCCCGTCCACCTTCCTGCCGGTGGCTTGGACGGAAATGGTCTCGCACCGCAGCTATCTGGTGCGCTTCGCCCAGCGCAAGCTGCACGACCCGATGCTGGCCGAAGACGTGGTGCACGACGTGTTCGAGGCGGTGATCTCCGGCCGCGCTGCCTTTGCCGGCCGCGCGGCGCTGCGCTCCTGGCTCACCGCCATCCTGAAGCACAAGATCGTCGACCTGGTGCGCAGCCGTGTCGGCCTGGAAAGCCTGGACGAAGAAGGCCCCGACGAGGCCGCGCACGCCGTCGCCTGCCCGCAGCCCCAGCCCGACGAGGTGGCCACCCAGCGCGAAGCCCTGCGCCAGACGCTCGCCCGCATCGACGCCCTGCCCGCCAGCCTGCGCGAGGTGGTGGAGCTGCGCGTGCTGCAGGACCAGCCCACCGAGGCGGTGTGCGCAGCGCTCTCGATCAGCGAAGACAACCTCTTCGTGCGCCTGCACCGGGCGCGCAAACAGTTGATGAACTGA
- a CDS encoding NAD-dependent isocitrate dehydrogenase, which produces MPQTLPATLIPGDGIGPEIMDATLAVLDAVGAPFEWDRQVAGLGGIAAAGDPLPKATLDSIRKTRLALKGPLETPSGSGYRSSNVRLREEFQLYANLRPAHTVIPGGRYDNIDLVIVRENLEGLYIGHEHYVAIDGDPHAVAMATGINTRAGSRRLLEFAFEHAIATGRKKITVVHKANIMKALTGIFLETAQQVYDAKYKGKIQFETIIVDACAMKLVLNPYQFDVIVTTNLFGDILSDLVAGLVGGLGMAPGANIGTDAAIFEAVHGSAPDIAGKGIANPTALILAAAMMLDHVKLHDKAERVRRAVDETLNVDNVRTGDLGGTASTSAFAQALVKRLG; this is translated from the coding sequence ATGCCCCAGACCCTCCCCGCCACCCTCATCCCCGGCGACGGCATCGGCCCCGAGATCATGGACGCGACGCTGGCGGTGCTCGACGCGGTCGGCGCGCCCTTCGAATGGGACCGGCAGGTGGCCGGCCTGGGCGGCATCGCCGCCGCGGGCGACCCGCTGCCCAAGGCCACGCTCGACAGCATCCGCAAGACCCGCCTCGCGCTCAAAGGCCCTCTGGAGACACCCTCGGGCAGCGGCTACCGCTCGTCGAACGTGCGCCTGCGCGAGGAGTTCCAGCTCTACGCCAACCTGCGCCCGGCACACACGGTGATCCCGGGCGGTCGCTACGACAACATCGACCTCGTGATCGTGCGCGAGAACCTCGAGGGCCTGTACATCGGGCACGAGCACTACGTGGCGATCGACGGCGACCCGCATGCCGTGGCCATGGCCACCGGCATCAACACCCGCGCCGGCAGCCGCCGCCTGCTCGAGTTCGCCTTCGAGCACGCCATCGCCACCGGTCGCAAGAAGATCACCGTGGTGCACAAGGCCAACATCATGAAGGCGCTCACGGGCATCTTCCTCGAGACGGCGCAGCAGGTGTACGACGCCAAGTACAAAGGCAAGATCCAGTTCGAGACCATCATCGTCGACGCCTGCGCGATGAAGCTGGTGTTGAACCCGTATCAGTTCGACGTGATCGTGACGACCAACCTCTTCGGCGACATCCTGTCCGACCTGGTGGCCGGACTGGTCGGCGGCCTGGGCATGGCGCCCGGCGCCAACATCGGCACCGACGCCGCCATCTTTGAGGCGGTGCACGGCTCGGCACCCGACATCGCCGGCAAGGGCATCGCCAACCCGACGGCGCTGATCCTGGCCGCCGCGATGATGCTCGACCACGTGAAGCTGCATGACAAGGCCGAGCGCGTGCGCCGCGCGGTGGACGAGACGCTCAACGTCGACAACGTGCGCACCGGCGACCTCGGCGGCACGGCGAGCACATCGGCCTTCGCACAGGCGCTGGTGAAACGACTGGGATGA
- a CDS encoding GGDEF domain-containing protein, with product MDYTLSFGFTTAINLIVGLSLLLTWWRDPRQVFTRDLGWAYLAQTLVPVAYMLSTRAPGPASRGVGTLLVVVVSALYVGLLMLGSARLAGYVPTRRHILGLFGGLFLLGIGLIQIDARWAQASSATLHMAAGMVALGWLWHRGFAERLVGLLLVLVGVNQYIFVVVGEAGLGVQLAIAGVLRLILGLTLLHTAVTRSSEESRRLRLRFQQLVEHSHQGVAVVQGERVLYANPALLRIYGLSSLADLNTFWRGPAALTESERLASRERHRQLIDGEIPQANWDGVRVRADGTPIQLRFTAWRIDWDGLPAEQVVVTDETVQHNAARALQHQATHDGLTGLPNRNALRERLRQLCAQPGKRFALMLLDVDRFKLFNEAHGHSLGDEVLRTLASALQQAVNGDAQVLRLGEDEFALISPSADDEPSVRGLGALVRERLAQALTVQSSSDGQHEFFLDVSMGAALHPVGPGTPEALLRAATAAMHRAKAVPGTSLQFPPEGFERGSGQVLDAEQGLRAGVSKDEFVLFYQPKVDAANGALLGFEALVRWDRPGLGRIAPSDFIPAAERTGLIGPLGRLILAQACQQIARWRAEHGEAFPVAVNVSPLQLIDTQFPQLVADTLAQYRVPPALLTLEITESAAVTHLEQARDQIRQMRELGVRVALDDFGTGFSSLNLLRSLPVSTVKIDRSLIEPLPAPDAAAVIKAICQLAAVLQLDVVAEGVETEAQAQAARHAGCQVLQGALYAPPLTVDDAGAWLARA from the coding sequence TTGGACTACACCCTCTCCTTCGGCTTCACCACGGCCATCAACCTCATCGTCGGGTTGTCGCTGCTGCTCACCTGGTGGCGCGACCCGCGGCAGGTGTTCACGCGCGACCTCGGCTGGGCCTACCTCGCGCAGACGCTGGTGCCCGTGGCCTACATGCTGAGCACGCGGGCGCCCGGGCCGGCCAGCCGGGGTGTGGGCACGCTGCTGGTGGTGGTGGTCTCGGCGCTGTACGTGGGGCTGCTGATGCTGGGCAGCGCGCGGCTGGCCGGCTATGTGCCGACGCGCCGACACATCCTCGGTCTCTTCGGTGGCCTCTTCCTGCTCGGCATCGGGCTGATCCAGATCGACGCGCGCTGGGCGCAGGCCTCGAGCGCCACGCTGCACATGGCGGCCGGCATGGTGGCGCTCGGCTGGCTCTGGCACCGCGGCTTCGCCGAGCGGCTGGTCGGGCTGCTGCTGGTGCTGGTGGGCGTCAACCAATACATCTTCGTGGTGGTCGGTGAGGCCGGCCTGGGCGTACAGCTCGCGATCGCCGGGGTGCTGCGCCTGATCCTCGGGCTCACGCTCTTGCACACCGCGGTCACCCGCTCGTCGGAGGAGTCGCGCCGCCTGCGCCTGCGTTTCCAGCAGCTCGTCGAGCACTCGCACCAGGGCGTGGCCGTGGTGCAGGGCGAGCGGGTGCTGTACGCCAACCCGGCGCTCTTGCGCATCTACGGCCTCAGCTCGCTGGCCGACCTCAACACCTTCTGGCGTGGCCCGGCCGCGCTCACCGAGAGCGAGCGCCTCGCCTCGCGCGAGCGGCACCGCCAGCTGATCGACGGCGAGATTCCGCAGGCGAATTGGGACGGCGTGCGCGTGCGCGCCGACGGCACACCGATCCAGCTGCGCTTCACCGCCTGGCGCATCGACTGGGACGGCCTGCCCGCCGAGCAGGTCGTCGTGACCGACGAGACCGTGCAGCACAACGCCGCCCGCGCCCTGCAGCACCAGGCCACGCACGACGGCCTGACCGGCCTGCCCAACCGCAACGCCTTGCGCGAGCGCCTGCGCCAGCTGTGCGCGCAGCCCGGCAAGCGCTTCGCGCTGATGCTGCTCGACGTCGACCGCTTCAAGCTCTTCAACGAAGCCCACGGCCATTCGCTCGGCGACGAGGTGCTGCGCACGCTGGCGAGCGCCCTGCAGCAGGCGGTGAATGGCGACGCCCAGGTGCTGCGCCTGGGCGAAGACGAGTTCGCGCTGATCTCGCCCAGTGCCGACGACGAGCCCAGCGTGCGCGGCCTCGGTGCGCTGGTGCGCGAGCGCCTGGCGCAGGCGCTCACGGTGCAATCGTCGAGCGACGGGCAGCACGAGTTCTTCCTCGACGTGTCGATGGGTGCCGCGCTGCACCCGGTCGGCCCCGGCACGCCCGAGGCGCTGCTGCGCGCGGCCACCGCCGCCATGCACCGCGCCAAGGCGGTGCCGGGCACCTCGCTGCAGTTCCCGCCCGAAGGCTTCGAGCGCGGCTCGGGCCAGGTGCTCGATGCCGAGCAGGGCCTGCGCGCCGGTGTGAGCAAAGACGAATTCGTGCTCTTCTACCAACCCAAGGTCGATGCGGCGAACGGCGCGCTGCTCGGCTTCGAGGCGCTGGTGCGCTGGGACCGGCCGGGCCTCGGCCGCATCGCCCCGAGCGATTTCATTCCCGCCGCCGAACGCACCGGCCTCATCGGCCCGCTCGGCCGCCTGATCCTCGCCCAGGCCTGCCAGCAGATCGCCCGCTGGCGCGCCGAGCATGGCGAGGCCTTCCCGGTGGCGGTGAACGTGTCGCCGCTGCAGTTGATCGACACGCAGTTCCCGCAGCTGGTGGCCGACACGCTCGCGCAGTACCGCGTGCCGCCCGCCCTGCTCACGCTCGAGATCACCGAGAGCGCTGCCGTCACCCACCTCGAGCAGGCGCGCGACCAGATCCGCCAGATGCGCGAGCTGGGCGTGCGGGTGGCGCTCGACGACTTCGGCACCGGCTTCTCCTCGCTCAACCTCCTGCGCAGCCTGCCGGTGAGCACGGTCAAGATCGACCGCTCGCTGATCGAGCCGCTGCCCGCACCCGACGCCGCCGCGGTGATCAAGGCGATCTGCCAGCTGGCCGCCGTGCTGCAGCTCGACGTGGTGGCCGAAGGCGTGGAGACCGAGGCGCAGGCGCAGGCCGCGCGCCACGCCGGCTGCCAGGTGCTGCAAGGTGCGCTCTACGCGCCGCCGCTCACCGTCGACGACGCCGGGGCTTGGCTGGCACGGGCCTGA
- a CDS encoding GMC family oxidoreductase N-terminal domain-containing protein, whose protein sequence is MNPSPPPVYDYIICGAGTAGCLLANRLSADPKKRVLLIEAGGKDDYLWIHIPVGYLYCIGNPRTDWLYQTEPDPGLNGRRLRYPRGKVLGGCSSINGMIYMRGQARDYDHWGALGNEGWSWRECLPAFMKHEDFHKGADEFHAAPGFDPLGKRPGGEWRVEKQRLRWDVLDAFAEAAQQAGIPHSNDFNRGDNEGVGYFDVNQRRGIRWNAAKAFLRPALDRDNLQVWTGAHVSRILFGEGDDARRAIGVEVLPHGGGQPEIAHARGEVILAAGAVNTPQILQLSGLGAASQLQHHGIAVRHHLPGVGGNLQDHLQIRAVFGVTGVNTLNIQARHWWGKALIGLEYLVKQTGAMSMAPSQLGAFTRSDPSQPHPNLEYHVQPLSLDAFGEPLHPFNAFTASVCNLNPTSRGHVHLRSASPLDAPLIQANYLSTDADRHIAAQSLRLTRRIVAQPALAKYAPKEIKPGPQFETDDELARLAGDIGTTIFHPVGTAKMGPEADPLAVVDARLKVHGVRGLRVVDASVMPTITSGNTNSPTLMIAERAAGWILAGQ, encoded by the coding sequence TTGAACCCTTCCCCTCCTCCCGTCTACGACTACATCATTTGCGGCGCCGGCACGGCTGGCTGCCTGCTGGCCAACCGGCTGAGCGCCGACCCGAAGAAGCGCGTGCTGCTGATCGAAGCCGGCGGCAAGGACGACTACCTCTGGATCCACATCCCGGTCGGCTACCTCTACTGCATCGGCAACCCGCGCACCGACTGGCTCTACCAGACCGAGCCCGACCCCGGCCTCAACGGCCGCCGGCTGCGCTACCCGCGCGGCAAGGTACTCGGCGGCTGCTCGAGCATCAACGGGATGATCTACATGCGCGGCCAGGCGCGCGACTACGACCACTGGGGCGCGCTCGGCAACGAGGGCTGGAGCTGGCGCGAATGCCTGCCCGCCTTCATGAAGCACGAAGACTTCCACAAGGGCGCCGACGAGTTCCACGCCGCCCCCGGCTTCGACCCGCTGGGCAAACGCCCTGGCGGCGAGTGGCGCGTCGAGAAGCAGCGCCTGCGCTGGGACGTGCTCGATGCGTTTGCCGAAGCCGCGCAGCAGGCCGGCATCCCGCACAGCAACGACTTCAACCGCGGCGACAACGAAGGCGTGGGCTATTTCGACGTCAACCAGCGCCGAGGCATCCGCTGGAACGCGGCGAAAGCCTTCCTGCGCCCCGCGCTCGACCGCGACAACCTGCAGGTGTGGACCGGCGCGCACGTCTCGCGCATCCTCTTCGGCGAGGGCGACGACGCGCGGCGTGCCATCGGCGTCGAGGTGCTGCCGCACGGCGGCGGCCAGCCCGAGATCGCGCACGCGCGCGGCGAGGTCATCCTGGCGGCCGGTGCGGTCAACACGCCGCAGATCCTGCAGCTCTCGGGCCTCGGCGCTGCGAGCCAGCTGCAGCACCACGGCATCGCGGTGCGCCACCACCTGCCCGGCGTCGGCGGCAACCTGCAAGACCACCTGCAGATCCGCGCCGTCTTCGGCGTGACGGGCGTCAACACCCTCAACATCCAGGCCCGCCACTGGTGGGGCAAGGCCCTGATCGGCCTCGAGTACCTCGTCAAGCAGACCGGCGCGATGAGCATGGCGCCTTCGCAGCTGGGCGCCTTCACCCGCAGCGACCCGTCGCAGCCGCACCCGAACCTCGAATACCACGTGCAGCCGCTCTCGCTCGACGCCTTCGGTGAGCCGCTGCACCCGTTCAACGCCTTCACCGCCAGCGTGTGCAACCTCAACCCGACGAGCCGCGGCCATGTGCACCTGCGCAGCGCCTCGCCGCTCGATGCGCCGCTGATCCAGGCCAACTACCTGAGCACCGACGCCGACCGCCACATCGCCGCGCAGTCGCTGCGCCTCACGCGCCGCATCGTGGCCCAGCCGGCGCTCGCGAAATACGCGCCGAAAGAGATCAAGCCCGGCCCGCAGTTCGAGACCGACGACGAACTCGCGCGCCTGGCCGGTGACATCGGCACCACCATCTTCCACCCGGTGGGCACGGCCAAGATGGGCCCCGAGGCCGACCCGCTCGCGGTGGTCGATGCGCGCCTGAAGGTGCATGGCGTGCGGGGCCTGCGGGTGGTCGACGCGAGCGTCATGCCCACCATCACGAGCGGCAACACCAATTCGCCCACGCTGATGATCGCCGAGCGTGCCGCCGGCTGGATCCTCGCCGGCCAGTAA
- the creD gene encoding cell envelope integrity protein CreD — protein sequence MKLNPLLAKALALAVIVGLLMLGLGRIGSLADERQQRFHEAVASVEQSQAGRQAVLGPVLHSQCSEEWDSITGEGRERSTTTHRREFQLTATPRQLSVQAVVSMEPRYRGLFKVNTYVSRTQLTAQWPTLAALRPVAEHAGSRLVCQAPVLMVGVSDARGIRQATVQVAGDTLTVAAGTGHASHPRGFHALLPEALRQANAPVTAEVTLELVGTADLAIAPVADDTRMKLDANWPHPSFGGRFLPVAREIRADGFSATWQMSSLATTAPLDFARGAGLCGGQDGPEGKCIESFNVSFIDPVNPYSMSDRAIKYGLLFIALTFVAVGMVEVMRRLRVHPIQYLLVGSAISIFFLLLLSLSEHLAFGPSYAVASAACVALLGFYGRYLLGGAKAGAMFAAGIAGLYGALYLLLQLEQSSLVIGSGLLFVVLAAVMVMTRRVDWYALLRTPAPANN from the coding sequence ATGAAACTGAACCCCCTCCTCGCCAAGGCCCTGGCTTTGGCCGTGATCGTCGGCCTGCTGATGCTGGGCCTGGGCCGCATCGGCAGCCTGGCCGACGAGCGCCAGCAGCGCTTCCATGAAGCGGTGGCCAGCGTCGAGCAGAGCCAGGCCGGCCGCCAGGCGGTGCTCGGCCCCGTGCTGCACAGTCAGTGCAGCGAGGAATGGGACAGCATCACCGGCGAAGGTCGCGAGCGCAGCACCACCACGCACCGGCGCGAGTTCCAGCTGACGGCCACGCCGCGCCAGCTCTCGGTGCAGGCGGTGGTGTCGATGGAGCCGCGTTACCGCGGGCTCTTCAAGGTCAACACCTACGTGAGCCGCACGCAGCTCACCGCGCAATGGCCCACGCTCGCCGCGCTGCGCCCGGTGGCCGAACACGCCGGCTCGCGCCTCGTCTGCCAGGCGCCGGTGCTGATGGTCGGCGTGAGCGATGCCCGCGGCATCCGCCAGGCCACGGTGCAGGTCGCGGGCGACACCCTCACGGTCGCCGCCGGCACCGGCCACGCGAGCCATCCGCGGGGCTTCCACGCGCTGTTGCCGGAGGCGCTGCGCCAGGCCAATGCACCCGTCACCGCCGAAGTCACGCTCGAACTCGTGGGCACCGCCGACCTGGCCATCGCCCCGGTGGCCGACGACACGCGCATGAAGCTCGACGCCAACTGGCCGCACCCGTCGTTCGGCGGGCGTTTCCTGCCGGTGGCGCGCGAGATTCGCGCCGATGGCTTCAGCGCCACCTGGCAGATGTCGTCGCTGGCCACCACCGCGCCGCTCGACTTCGCCCGTGGCGCCGGCCTGTGTGGCGGGCAGGATGGCCCGGAAGGCAAGTGCATCGAGAGCTTCAACGTCTCGTTCATCGACCCGGTGAACCCCTATTCGATGAGCGACCGGGCCATCAAGTACGGCCTGCTCTTCATCGCGCTCACCTTCGTGGCCGTCGGCATGGTGGAGGTGATGCGCCGCCTGCGGGTGCACCCCATCCAGTACCTGCTGGTGGGCAGCGCGATCTCGATCTTCTTCCTGCTGTTGCTGAGCCTGTCGGAGCACCTGGCGTTCGGGCCGTCGTATGCGGTGGCGAGCGCGGCCTGCGTGGCGCTGCTTGGCTTCTATGGGCGCTACCTGTTGGGCGGTGCGAAGGCCGGGGCGATGTTCGCCGCCGGCATCGCAGGGCTGTACGGCGCGCTCTACCTGCTGCTGCAGCTGGAGCAGAGCTCGCTCGTCATCGGCTCGGGGCTGCTCTTCGTGGTGCTGGCCGCGGTGATGGTGATGACGCGCCGTGTCGACTGGTATGCGCTTCTGCGCACGCCGGCCCCGGCGAACAATTGA
- a CDS encoding MarC family protein: MDLLKPLIALLAIVNPIGAIPFYIHFTEGFSAEQRRRTVRVSAFSAFCVIAISAIAGLKIIEFFGISLASFQVGGGTLLLISALQMLNARPAETRDEDVTEGDDKVDAGDSIAVVPLTIPLLTGPATISTMVIYADKTRHWWELAYLVGYGVVIGLSVWLAFSAAGRIARVLGKTGINVMTRLMGLILAALAVEVMSDGLIKLFPVLTATLR; this comes from the coding sequence ATGGACCTTCTCAAACCGCTGATCGCGCTCTTGGCCATCGTCAACCCGATCGGGGCGATCCCCTTCTACATCCACTTCACCGAAGGCTTCAGCGCCGAGCAGCGCCGCCGCACGGTGCGCGTGTCGGCCTTCAGCGCGTTCTGCGTGATCGCCATCAGCGCCATCGCGGGCCTGAAGATCATCGAGTTCTTCGGCATCTCGCTCGCGTCGTTCCAGGTCGGCGGCGGCACGCTGCTGCTCATCTCGGCGCTGCAGATGCTCAACGCCCGCCCGGCCGAGACCCGCGACGAAGACGTGACCGAAGGCGACGACAAGGTCGATGCCGGCGACAGCATCGCCGTGGTGCCGCTCACCATCCCGCTCCTCACCGGCCCGGCCACCATCTCGACGATGGTGATCTACGCCGACAAGACCCGCCATTGGTGGGAGCTGGCCTACCTCGTCGGCTACGGCGTGGTGATCGGCCTCTCGGTGTGGCTCGCCTTCAGCGCCGCCGGCCGCATCGCCCGCGTGCTGGGCAAGACCGGCATCAACGTGATGACGCGGCTGATGGGTCTGATCCTCGCGGCGCTCGCGGTCGAGGTGATGTCCGACGGGCTCATCAAGCTCTTCCCGGTGCTCACGGCCACCTTGCGCTGA